The window TTACGGACTGGCAGTTCACTTCCAGTTGCTCTCCACGGTCACATTGCTGTGCCGCGGTTACTTTCAGTCACAGGCCTGGTGAACATAGGCCTGACAGGGACTCTCACCCTGCTATGTTGGTGCGCTTCACAGTCGCACTAGTGTGGGCCGTGTCGGCCCAGGGGGCGCGATTTTCACAAAAGTGGTCTCGCGCAGATAGACGGGTTCCAGCGCCTCGGGCTGTTGAAAGTGTGAACGTACCCGACCCAGTTCGGCCAGCACCGTGGCGCTGGGGAAGAGGGGCGTCGATTGAGGTAACAGCCGCTCCAGATCAGGTCCCGTCACCGTCTCTCCCGCCGAGAGACGACGGGTCGCCTCGGCTACGGAAACCAGTTGAAGCGGGTGAGCCTGCTCGACGCCTTGCTCCGAAAACCGATAGCGCGCCAGGTAGAGTTCGCCACGTTGGGCATCGAAGGCGAAGTTGATTGTCCCCGTGATGCCGGTTCGACGCACTTGCTCCACCAGCAACTCAACCGTCGGTACGCCGATCAGCTCGATCTGTTGAGCTGCTGCCCATCCTTGGGCGATGGAGATGCCGACGCGAATGCCGGTGTAGGAACCCGGCCCTAAACCAATCACGAGTCGGCCGATCTCGTTTCGCTGGCTGTCGGGAGCCAGCACCTGCTCGATCAGGCTGAATGCTGCGGTGCGCCGCAAATCGGTACCTGGTTCCAAGCACACCTCGCGGGCGCTGGCGCACGAACCCATTTCGGCCAGGCCGACTGATCTTCGCGATGATGACAGCTCAAGACTCAAAACCTTCATAGACAATCTGACGCGTGGCTTCGTCCACGGATGAGAGCGTGACCCATTTCCAAGCCGGCGGGCGTGTCAGCTGATCGTTGTGCTGACACCATCGCTCGGGCCATTCGACGACGGCGACTCCTTCGGGACTGAATAAATACTCCTCGAGGCCAGCGTGGACAATATCGGCTTGGCTCTGAAGTCGATAGAGGTCCAGGTGATGGAGGGGGAGGCGTCCGGTTAAATAACCGTTGAGCAACGCGAACGTGGGCGACTGGACCCGTTCGGTCACGCGCAGCCCGCGGGCGATGCCCTTGACGAGTTGGGTCTTACCGGCGCCGAGATCGCCTTGCAGGGCAATCACGTCGCCGGGCTTCAGTTGATCGGCCCAACTCGCTCCCAGAGCTAGCGTCTCCTCCGGACTATGAGAAATGAACGTAGCCATGTTCCTTCAGTTCGCGAATGCCCTGCTTGTCTCGGAGGACCACTCCGGGCGCGGCGCGCAATCGGCCAATGCAGCTGAGCCGAGTGCTCGGAAAGGCGGTCTTCCAGGCATCCATGAGAGGCACCGCTTGGCGACTGGGCACCGTGAAGAGTAGTTCGAAATCCTCCCCGTCGGTGAGGGCGGCCACCCAGGCAGCCTTGGCGGAGTCGCCGGCTCGAGATCGCCGTTTTGCCGCCCGACTAATCGGCACCGCCGTTAGGAGAATTTCGGCGCCCAGCGCCGGCGCATGGAGCAGGTGGCGGAGATCTCCCGCCAGGCCATCGCTCAGGTCGATCATGCAGTTGGGACGGAAGTGCTCCGCCAACCACC is drawn from Verrucomicrobiales bacterium and contains these coding sequences:
- the tsaE gene encoding tRNA (adenosine(37)-N6)-threonylcarbamoyltransferase complex ATPase subunit type 1 TsaE; this translates as MATFISHSPEETLALGASWADQLKPGDVIALQGDLGAGKTQLVKGIARGLRVTERVQSPTFALLNGYLTGRLPLHHLDLYRLQSQADIVHAGLEEYLFSPEGVAVVEWPERWCQHNDQLTRPPAWKWVTLSSVDEATRQIVYEGFES
- the tsaB gene encoding tRNA (adenosine(37)-N6)-threonylcarbamoyltransferase complex dimerization subunit type 1 TsaB; this translates as MKVLSLELSSSRRSVGLAEMGSCASAREVCLEPGTDLRRTAAFSLIEQVLAPDSQRNEIGRLVIGLGPGSYTGIRVGISIAQGWAAAQQIELIGVPTVELLVEQVRRTGITGTINFAFDAQRGELYLARYRFSEQGVEQAHPLQLVSVAEATRRLSAGETVTGPDLERLLPQSTPLFPSATVLAELGRVRSHFQQPEALEPVYLRETTFVKIAPPGPTRPTLVRL